In Chelonia mydas isolate rCheMyd1 chromosome 20, rCheMyd1.pri.v2, whole genome shotgun sequence, a single genomic region encodes these proteins:
- the LOC114022240 gene encoding vascular cell adhesion protein 1 isoform X2, with the protein MHLDPCGLSIVPKEPAVAFRSHVVLNCSSTCSSLAHLGWETSVPKVTNEGPGWASLHISSLAVWDLEPQCYVTSTNIIEKARLHVYRFSPPEIHLGAEMVAGRQERITCNVSSLVSGSSPSDINVTLSSGGSTLSESRGSPAVGYSFVAQPTQHGQEIVCQAWLRVGLQVLNDSARATLQVWALPHSVKVSVEQLEFGVGANFTVRCSAEGNPLPELLWELPSNASVELSDRGRTVTVHSAQLAHSGTYQCLAQNRYGTSSGHVNISIVQQRHGIVTVIAVLGVISVLAGAGLIGWLVRRRFMKS; encoded by the exons GTGCCCAAGGAGCCGGCGGTGGCGTTCCGGAGCCACGTGGTTCTGAACTGCAGCAGCACCTGTTCCAGTCTCGCCCACCTGGGCTGGGAGACGTCGGTGCCGAAGGTGACAAACGAGGGACCCGGCTGGGCGTCTCTGCACATCTCCAGCCTCGCGGTGTGGGACCTGGAGCCCCAGTGCTACGTCACCTCCACGAACATCATCGAAAAAGCCAGGCTCCACGTGTACC gATTCTCACCCCCCGAGATCCACCTGGGAGCTGAGATGGTGGCTGGTCGCCAGGAGCGAATCACCTGCAACGTCTCCAGCCTTGTGTCCGGCTCCAGCCCCTCCGACATCAACGTCACCCTGAGCAGCGGGGGCAGCACCCTCAGCGAGAGCCGCGGCAGCCCGGCCGTGGGGTACAGCTTCGTGGCACAGCCCACGCAGCACGGGCAGGAAATCGTGTGCCAGGCCTGGCTCCGCGTGGGCCTCCAGGTGCTGAATGACAGCGCCAGGGCCACCCTGCAGGTCTGGG ccctgccccacagcgtgAAGGTCTCCGTGGAGCAGCTGGAGTTCGGCGTCGGTGCTAACTTCACGGTGCGGTGCAGCGCCGAGGGGAACCCCCTGCCCGAGCTGCTCTGGGAGCTGCCCTCCAACGCCAGCGTGGAGCTGTCTGACCGCGGCCGGACGGTGACGGTGCACTCGGCCCAGCTCGCCCACAGCGGGACCTACCAGTGCCTGGCACAGAACAGATACGGGACCAGCTCAGGGCACGTGAACATCAGCATAG TTCAGCAAAGGCACGGGATCGTGACAGTCATAGCGGTGCTGGGGGTGATTTCGGTTCTCGCCGGCGCAGGCCTGATAGGGTGGCTTGTGAGAAGACGCTTCATGAAGTCGTAG
- the LOC114022240 gene encoding vascular cell adhesion protein 1 isoform X1, giving the protein MTGHCLCLGLTPLALLCCLPLVHLDPCGLSIVPKEPAVAFRSHVVLNCSSTCSSLAHLGWETSVPKVTNEGPGWASLHISSLAVWDLEPQCYVTSTNIIEKARLHVYRFSPPEIHLGAEMVAGRQERITCNVSSLVSGSSPSDINVTLSSGGSTLSESRGSPAVGYSFVAQPTQHGQEIVCQAWLRVGLQVLNDSARATLQVWALPHSVKVSVEQLEFGVGANFTVRCSAEGNPLPELLWELPSNASVELSDRGRTVTVHSAQLAHSGTYQCLAQNRYGTSSGHVNISIVQQRHGIVTVIAVLGVISVLAGAGLIGWLVRRRFMKS; this is encoded by the exons GTGCCCAAGGAGCCGGCGGTGGCGTTCCGGAGCCACGTGGTTCTGAACTGCAGCAGCACCTGTTCCAGTCTCGCCCACCTGGGCTGGGAGACGTCGGTGCCGAAGGTGACAAACGAGGGACCCGGCTGGGCGTCTCTGCACATCTCCAGCCTCGCGGTGTGGGACCTGGAGCCCCAGTGCTACGTCACCTCCACGAACATCATCGAAAAAGCCAGGCTCCACGTGTACC gATTCTCACCCCCCGAGATCCACCTGGGAGCTGAGATGGTGGCTGGTCGCCAGGAGCGAATCACCTGCAACGTCTCCAGCCTTGTGTCCGGCTCCAGCCCCTCCGACATCAACGTCACCCTGAGCAGCGGGGGCAGCACCCTCAGCGAGAGCCGCGGCAGCCCGGCCGTGGGGTACAGCTTCGTGGCACAGCCCACGCAGCACGGGCAGGAAATCGTGTGCCAGGCCTGGCTCCGCGTGGGCCTCCAGGTGCTGAATGACAGCGCCAGGGCCACCCTGCAGGTCTGGG ccctgccccacagcgtgAAGGTCTCCGTGGAGCAGCTGGAGTTCGGCGTCGGTGCTAACTTCACGGTGCGGTGCAGCGCCGAGGGGAACCCCCTGCCCGAGCTGCTCTGGGAGCTGCCCTCCAACGCCAGCGTGGAGCTGTCTGACCGCGGCCGGACGGTGACGGTGCACTCGGCCCAGCTCGCCCACAGCGGGACCTACCAGTGCCTGGCACAGAACAGATACGGGACCAGCTCAGGGCACGTGAACATCAGCATAG TTCAGCAAAGGCACGGGATCGTGACAGTCATAGCGGTGCTGGGGGTGATTTCGGTTCTCGCCGGCGCAGGCCTGATAGGGTGGCTTGTGAGAAGACGCTTCATGAAGTCGTAG